The following coding sequences are from one Alkalibaculum bacchi window:
- a CDS encoding YifB family Mg chelatase-like AAA ATPase: protein MLSSIYSCSIHGIDGLVVEVEVDISSGLPVYALVGLPDTAIKESKERVFSAIKNNGFRYPMKKITINLAPANIKKEGAYYDLPIAIGILCASEVITSVVSLKDYVFIGELSLKGDIRPVKGILPMVLAARNNHFKAIIVPEENALEASLVKEIKVLPAKHIYQVIEYITGKTEIKPYITDIDGFLTSEQEHSVDFSEVKGQESVKRAMEVAAAGYHNMLMLGPPGSGKTMLAKRFATILPKMTVEESLEVTKIYSITGLLKGKPLITERPFRSPHHTISTTSLVGGGTFPKPGEVSLAHLGVLFLDEMPEFKKSALEVLRQPMEDNVVNISRVSASITYPASFLLIASMNPCPCGYYSDEEHQCQCTPRQIKNYLGKVSGPLLDRIDIQTEVKRTKIEDLQDNEKAESSKDICTRVNNARSIQLERYKNEKIYFNSQLSANQINKYCHLGKNEELLMRHAFERMNLSPRAYHKIIKLARTIADLRNTEKIDETHIGEALQYRNLDRKYWEMY, encoded by the coding sequence GTGCTGTCAAGTATTTATAGTTGCTCTATTCATGGAATAGATGGACTTGTTGTAGAAGTAGAAGTAGATATTTCTAGCGGACTCCCTGTATATGCATTAGTAGGCTTACCTGACACTGCCATAAAAGAATCAAAGGAAAGGGTCTTCTCTGCTATTAAAAACAACGGTTTTCGCTATCCTATGAAAAAAATCACGATTAATCTAGCTCCAGCAAATATTAAGAAAGAGGGAGCTTACTATGATTTACCTATTGCCATTGGCATTCTTTGCGCTTCTGAAGTCATCACATCTGTTGTATCTCTAAAGGATTACGTCTTTATAGGGGAGTTGTCTTTAAAAGGAGATATTCGACCAGTTAAAGGGATTTTACCAATGGTTCTTGCAGCAAGGAACAATCATTTTAAAGCTATTATTGTTCCTGAAGAGAATGCTTTAGAAGCATCTCTTGTAAAAGAGATCAAAGTATTACCTGCTAAGCACATCTATCAGGTTATTGAGTACATAACGGGAAAAACAGAAATTAAACCTTATATTACAGATATTGATGGGTTTTTAACAAGTGAACAAGAGCATTCTGTTGATTTTAGTGAAGTAAAAGGACAGGAGAGTGTAAAGCGTGCTATGGAAGTAGCTGCAGCAGGATATCACAATATGCTCATGCTAGGTCCTCCCGGAAGTGGGAAAACCATGTTAGCTAAACGGTTTGCAACAATACTTCCTAAGATGACAGTAGAGGAATCTTTAGAAGTGACAAAGATTTATAGCATCACAGGTCTTCTCAAAGGGAAACCATTAATAACAGAGAGACCATTTCGAAGTCCTCATCACACCATATCTACTACGTCTCTCGTAGGAGGAGGAACTTTTCCAAAGCCAGGTGAAGTATCTCTTGCCCATTTAGGAGTTTTGTTTTTAGATGAAATGCCAGAATTTAAAAAAAGCGCCTTAGAAGTTTTAAGACAGCCTATGGAAGACAATGTCGTCAATATCTCTAGAGTAAGTGCATCGATTACTTATCCAGCTTCCTTTTTACTTATCGCTTCCATGAATCCATGCCCTTGTGGCTATTACTCGGATGAAGAACATCAATGTCAATGCACGCCTAGGCAAATAAAAAACTACTTAGGAAAGGTCTCTGGTCCACTTCTAGATCGAATTGATATTCAAACAGAGGTAAAGAGAACGAAAATCGAAGATTTACAGGATAATGAAAAAGCTGAGAGTTCAAAAGATATTTGCACTCGTGTTAACAATGCTAGGAGCATTCAATTAGAGAGGTATAAGAATGAGAAGATTTACTTTAATTCTCAGCTTTCTGCGAATCAGATAAATAAATACTGCCATCTAGGAAAAAATGAAGAGCTTCTTATGAGACATGCTTTTGAACGGATGAATTTAAGCCCTAGAGCTTATCACAAGATTATCAAATTAGCGAGGACCATAGCTGATTTGAGAAACACAGAGAAAATAGATGAAACACATATAGGAGAAGCCCTCCAGTACCGTAATTTAGATCGAAAATATTGGGAGATGTATTAA